A region from the Triticum urartu cultivar G1812 chromosome 1, Tu2.1, whole genome shotgun sequence genome encodes:
- the LOC125543041 gene encoding growth hormone-regulated TBC protein 1 has product MFGIQPRDVSDDDFNPRRRRWSLWTTPPASMPTTSHTSTPRKGHANTYHMSVKFEDLCGFMVEGNVDDVNVLNEVRERIREQGRVWWALEASKGANWYLQPRISSNGGQGVISVTSLKLSVLTNTVTLRRLIRKGVPPALRPKVWLSVSGAAKKRSTVPETYYDELIRATEGKTTPATRQIDHDLPRTFPCHPWLNSEEGQASLRRVLVGYSFRDSEVGYCQGLNYVAALLLLVMKTEEDAFWMLAVLLENVLVSDCYTDTLSGCHVEQRVFKDLLAKKCPRIAAHLEAMGFDVSLVATEWFLCLFSKTLPSETTLRVWDVLFNEGAKVLFHVALAIFKMREDDLLRIQHIGDVIDVLQTTAHHLYEPDELLTFAFDKIGSMTTNTITKERKRHETVVMAELDQRTRRLGSLKMDA; this is encoded by the exons ATGTTTGGGATCCAACCCAGGGATGTGTCCGATGACGATTTCaacccgaggaggaggaggtggtcaTTGTGGACCACGCCACCTGCATCCATGCCCACCACCAGCCACACTAGCACGCCCCGGAAGGGCCATGCCAACACCTACCACATGTCGGTCAAGTTTGAAGATCTCTGCGGCTTCATGGTGGAGGGCAATGTGGACGATGTCAACGTGCTGAACGAGGTGAGGGAGAGGATAAGGGAGCAAGGGAGGGTGTGGTGGGCGCTGGAGGCAAGCAAGGGCGCAAACTGGTACCTCCAGCCGAGGATCTCCTCCAACGGTGGCCAGGGTGTGATTAGTGTCACGTCTCTCAAGCTATCAGTGCTCACAAATACAGTTACATTGAGGAGGCTGATCAGGAAGGGGGTGCCGCCAGCGCTGAGGCCGAAGGTATGGCTGTCGGTGTCGGGTGCAGCCAAGAAACGATCGACAGTGCCTGAGACATACTATGACGAGCTGATCAGGGCCACGGAGGGGAAAACTACGCCGGCCACTCGCCAAATCGACCAT GATCTCCCTCGCACCTTCCCCTGCCATCCCTGGTTGAACAGTGAGGAAGGCCAGGCATCTCTTCGACGTGTACTTGTTGGGTACTCATTCCGTGATTCTGAAGTTGGATATTGCCAG GGTTTGAATTATGTCGCCGCTCTGCTGTTGCTCGTTATGAAGACAGAGGAAGATGCATTTTGGATGCTGGCCGTACTCTTGGAAAATGTTCTTGTCAGTGATTGTTATACTGATACTCTTTCTGGATGCCATGTTGAGCAGAGAGTATTCAAAGATCTGCTAGCCAAAAAATGCCCCAG GATTGCTGCTCATCTTGAAGCAATGGGCTTTGATGTTTCACTTGTTGCCACAGAATGGTTCTTATGTCTCTTCTCCAAAACATTGCCTTCGGAG ACAACCCTTCGGGTGTGGGATGTTCTATTCAATGAAGGAGCAAAGGTCTTGTTCCATGTCGCTCTAGCAATTTTCAAG ATGAGAGAAGACGATCTTCTACGCATCCAACATATTGGTGATGTAATTGATGTTCTGCAGACAACTGCCCATCACCTATACGAGCCAGATGAACTGCTCACG TTTGCTTTCGATAAGATTGGCTCCATGACAACGAACACGATCACGAAAGAAAGGAAACGGCACGAGACGGTGGTCATGGCGGAGCTCGACCAAAGAACCAGACGGCTGGGGTCGCTCAAGATGGATGCATGA
- the LOC125539648 gene encoding protein PHLOEM PROTEIN 2-LIKE A1-like, translated as MGTALSRLCPCCFGSPAAPAATITERSTSTTSDKTQPERPTKKHWVDEKGNSCFMLLPRGLSIAWAEDPSYWAWLPPPPGEGSDGNAAGEEVAELKNVWSLEVNGKLELSQLTPGATYEVAFEVMLKQGCAGWQVPVDLQLELPGARAQGRKESMEKKARGQWLPLKVGDVEVEKGQQGGELVVTMSQDGGHWKSGLVVRGIRIAPKT; from the exons ATGGGTACGGCACTGTCGCGACTATGCCCGTGCTGTTTCGGCTCGCCGGCGGCACCGGCTGCTACTATCACCGAGCGCAGCACCTCTACTACTTCGGACAAGACGCAACCCGAACGACCCACCAAG AAGCACTGGGTGGATGAGAAGGGCAACAGCTGCTTCATGCTGCTCCCTCGAGGCCTGTCCATCGCCTGGGCGGAGGACCCCAGTTACTGGGCCTGGCTGCCCCCGCCCCCGGGAGAAGGAAG CGACGGCAACGCTGCCGGAGAGGAGGTGGCGGAGCTGAAGAACGTGTGGTCGCTGGAGGTCAACGGGAAGCTGGAGCTGTCGCAGCTCACGCCGGGGGCCACCTACGAGGTTGCCTTCGAGGTGATGCTCAAGCAGGGGTGCGCTGGGTGGCAGGTGCCCGTGGACCTCCAGCTCGAGCTCCCCGGCGCGAGGGCCCAGGGGCGCAAGGAGAGCATGGAGAAGAAGGCCAGGGGCCAGTGGCTGCCGCTCAAGGTAGGGGATGTAGAGGTGGAGAAGGGGCAGCAGGGTGGGGAGCTTGTGGTCACCATGTCTCAGGACGGTGGGCACTGGAAGAGTGGGCTCGTCGTCAGGGGCATCAGGATCGCCCCCAAAACGTGA